One window from the genome of Fulvivirga lutea encodes:
- a CDS encoding response regulator transcription factor, producing the protein MHNHEFVNIYDEVFETIKELKGDVIETHIKRLKELDKLIPPSAMFFCITNTTKRSFEFVSKNFSYATGLDRKKMEDEGMTYWWSRYHPDEASIWLKVLSELMEFTLAEIPQEDRKRVSYIWNYSIKNSKDEYLNVTQHTTPMYFDDEGKPVIGLAHYSVTGSGDRIPMKSTALILNANDEYETIYYKNYSQHLLENKYSHRERDILRLLSLGHSTSEIAKKLFISEHTVHTHRKNILAKTDCQNITELVAKCIRDGLL; encoded by the coding sequence ATGCATAACCACGAATTTGTAAATATTTACGATGAAGTCTTTGAGACTATAAAGGAGCTCAAAGGCGATGTAATCGAAACCCACATTAAAAGATTAAAAGAACTAGATAAGCTAATTCCGCCCAGTGCTATGTTCTTTTGCATTACTAACACTACTAAAAGATCTTTTGAGTTTGTAAGTAAGAATTTCTCCTATGCTACTGGTCTCGACCGAAAGAAAATGGAGGATGAAGGCATGACCTATTGGTGGAGTAGGTATCACCCAGATGAGGCAAGTATTTGGTTGAAAGTGTTGTCAGAGCTTATGGAATTCACACTAGCTGAAATTCCACAGGAAGATAGAAAGCGCGTAAGTTATATCTGGAATTACAGCATTAAAAACTCCAAAGATGAATACCTGAATGTCACTCAACATACAACACCCATGTATTTTGATGATGAAGGAAAACCTGTAATAGGTTTGGCTCACTATTCAGTTACGGGTTCTGGAGATCGTATTCCAATGAAATCAACGGCATTAATTTTAAATGCGAATGATGAATATGAAACTATTTATTATAAAAACTACTCTCAACACTTACTCGAAAATAAATACAGCCACCGAGAAAGAGATATATTAAGATTACTGTCGCTAGGTCATTCTACATCTGAGATAGCTAAAAAGTTGTTTATCAGTGAACACACTGTTCATACCCACAGAAAAAACATTCTGGCAAAAACTGATTGCCAGAATATTACGGAGCTGGTAGCCAAATGTATTAGAGACGGCCTGCTTTAA
- a CDS encoding GAF domain-containing protein codes for MKTWIQKLPIRFKLLFAFGSILLMSVWIISVGISSIQNIISYNELSERINGLNVAALKMSRDIQEFSDRGFKNVEFLKTNESEWLNSYNKEYAFIQSELEDIDSHDYFTRQINKRQLDSISSKLVAYDKNVKSLILTFSERGFQDYGVEGKLRKAIHDVEDSNYPYDKASMLMLRRHEKDFFLRKDLKYKNRFNDQIEKLTIQVDSMNLEEGKSEIKNSIKKYQSQFNYIIELESKIGLDSESGLLGAINSNFESFENVLSNLTQSVKSKNQEMVQHSLITLFALLTLQIIVGLILVIFYANLLTKAINEIKSALVSLSKGSFPENMVVRTKDEIAYAKHALNNLVERIKAAVQFAQDLGKGNLNIEYKDEFKEDVLATAIIKMKSQLVEADKQQRSINWLNEGMAKFSEILKNNTNNISELGDEIISQLVNYLGVNQGAIYVINEDENCLESVATYAYNKKKYEHKKIQIGQGLVGQSVLEKSYILLKEVPEDYIKITSGLGEATARNVIIVPLMINDEAMGVIELASFQLFSELEIKFINRVSESIANILSSKKIAERTLKLLDEAQEKAVALSAQDEELRQNSEELQATQEEMERQRTELLKEVERLENELGKSEIQISDLRNRLTQKEKEHLFE; via the coding sequence ATGAAAACCTGGATTCAAAAACTGCCAATAAGATTTAAACTACTCTTTGCTTTTGGCTCTATACTTCTAATGTCAGTCTGGATTATCTCTGTAGGCATTTCCAGTATCCAGAATATAATTTCATACAATGAATTATCTGAAAGAATAAATGGGCTGAACGTAGCAGCACTCAAAATGTCGCGTGATATCCAGGAGTTTTCTGATCGAGGCTTTAAAAACGTAGAATTTTTAAAAACGAATGAAAGTGAATGGCTAAACTCCTACAATAAGGAATATGCATTTATTCAAAGTGAACTTGAGGACATTGACAGTCACGATTACTTTACTCGCCAAATAAATAAAAGGCAATTAGATTCAATTTCCAGTAAGCTGGTCGCCTATGATAAAAATGTCAAAAGTCTAATTCTTACTTTCTCTGAACGAGGGTTTCAGGATTATGGTGTTGAGGGAAAACTAAGAAAAGCCATTCATGATGTTGAAGACTCTAACTACCCCTACGACAAAGCAAGCATGCTGATGCTTCGCAGACACGAAAAAGATTTTTTCTTAAGGAAGGATTTAAAATATAAAAACCGATTTAACGATCAAATAGAAAAACTTACAATACAGGTTGACTCCATGAATCTGGAAGAAGGGAAAAGTGAGATTAAAAATAGTATCAAAAAGTACCAATCACAGTTCAACTATATAATCGAACTGGAGTCCAAAATAGGTCTGGATTCTGAGAGTGGATTATTGGGAGCGATTAATAGCAATTTTGAATCGTTTGAAAATGTGCTATCAAACTTAACACAATCAGTAAAATCGAAAAATCAAGAAATGGTGCAACACTCATTGATTACCCTATTTGCACTGCTTACACTTCAGATTATTGTAGGGTTAATATTGGTTATTTTTTATGCAAATCTTCTTACTAAGGCAATTAATGAAATAAAATCTGCCTTAGTAAGTCTTTCCAAAGGGTCTTTTCCAGAAAATATGGTTGTTCGCACAAAAGATGAAATCGCTTATGCAAAACACGCGCTTAATAACCTGGTTGAAAGAATTAAAGCTGCCGTTCAGTTTGCTCAGGATCTTGGAAAGGGTAATTTGAATATCGAATACAAAGACGAGTTTAAAGAAGACGTTTTGGCTACAGCCATAATAAAAATGAAAAGTCAGTTGGTTGAGGCGGATAAACAACAAAGAAGTATTAACTGGTTAAATGAAGGAATGGCCAAGTTCTCTGAAATTTTAAAAAACAACACCAATAATATTTCAGAGTTAGGTGATGAGATTATTTCTCAGCTTGTAAATTATCTTGGCGTTAATCAAGGGGCGATATATGTTATCAATGAAGATGAAAATTGCCTTGAATCGGTGGCTACTTACGCTTACAATAAAAAGAAATATGAACATAAAAAGATACAAATTGGTCAGGGTCTGGTAGGTCAGTCTGTACTGGAAAAATCTTATATTCTACTAAAAGAAGTTCCAGAAGATTATATCAAAATCACATCAGGCCTGGGTGAGGCAACGGCAAGAAATGTAATTATCGTTCCGCTTATGATCAACGATGAGGCGATGGGCGTTATTGAGTTAGCTTCTTTTCAGCTCTTTTCAGAGTTGGAAATTAAATTTATTAACAGAGTATCTGAAAGCATAGCCAATATTTTATCTAGCAAAAAAATAGCTGAAAGGACATTAAAATTACTGGACGAGGCTCAGGAGAAGGCAGTGGCACTTAGTGCACAGGATGAAGAATTGCGACAAAACTCAGAAGAGCTTCAGGCCACGCAAGAGGAAATGGAGCGACAGCGAACGGAACTTTTGAAAGAGGTAGAGCGATTGGAAAATGAGTTGGGCAAATCGGAAATACAAATTTCAGATCTAAGAAATAGGCTAACTCAAAAAGAGAAGGAACACCTGTTTGAATAA
- a CDS encoding M3 family metallopeptidase, protein MNFKKLTTYLTIVSAVAWTACSQSSQPEEEEFTTDNVLLKEWSGPYGGLPAFDQMNLDSLKPALTEGMRLNLQEIDKIANNPEPPTFENTIVALESTGDALNRVFVYYGIWSSNMSSPEFREIQAEMAPVISEFSSKITQNEKLFQRVKAVYEQTQKEPRSPEEQRLVQLTYEGYAMNGADLDEESKKRYAEINKELSSLYTKFASNVLADEESYETFLTKDQLGGLSESYINSAAKAAADRGKEGMYAVINTRSSMDPFLTYSTERDLREKVWRNYYSRGDNGGEHDNNQIIADILKLRDERVALLGHDNYAEWRLQNRMAKKPENAMQMMESVWPAAIARVDEEVADMQAIADKNGDNITIEPWDYRYYAEKVRQDKYDLDSDEVKQYLQLDKLREAMFFVAGELFNFKFTPVPEGTVPVYQEDVKVWEVTDKTSGEHIGLWYLDPFARQGKRSGAWANSYRSHTTFEGKETVLVSNNSNFVKPAPGDAVLVSWDDANTFFHEFGHALHALSSNVEYPTLNGGVRDYTEFQSQLLERWLSTDEVTNNYLVHHKTGEAMPQELIAKINKASTFNQGFATTEYLASALMDMYYHTTDPEGIDPDAFEKETLAKLNMPDELVMRHRSPHFGHVFSGEGYAAAYYGYMWADVLTSDAAEAFKEAPGGFYDKEVAEKLVKYLFAPRNSMDPAEAYRKFRGRDAKIEALMRDRGFPVK, encoded by the coding sequence ATGAATTTTAAAAAGCTTACAACTTACCTAACTATTGTGAGCGCTGTTGCCTGGACAGCGTGTTCTCAAAGTTCTCAACCTGAGGAAGAAGAATTTACGACAGACAATGTGCTGTTAAAAGAGTGGTCGGGCCCTTACGGTGGATTGCCGGCCTTTGATCAAATGAATTTGGATAGTTTAAAGCCCGCTTTAACAGAGGGTATGAGACTAAACCTGCAAGAGATTGATAAAATTGCCAATAACCCAGAGCCTCCAACTTTTGAAAACACAATTGTAGCGTTAGAAAGTACTGGAGACGCACTCAATAGAGTGTTTGTTTATTATGGCATTTGGAGTAGCAATATGTCAAGTCCTGAGTTCCGTGAAATTCAAGCAGAAATGGCTCCAGTTATTTCTGAATTCAGTTCAAAAATTACACAAAACGAAAAACTGTTTCAGAGAGTAAAAGCAGTTTATGAACAAACTCAAAAAGAGCCTAGGTCTCCCGAAGAACAAAGACTTGTTCAGCTGACTTATGAAGGGTATGCGATGAACGGAGCTGACTTAGACGAAGAGTCTAAGAAGCGTTATGCAGAAATTAATAAAGAGCTCTCTTCGCTGTATACAAAATTTGCAAGTAATGTCTTGGCAGATGAAGAATCGTACGAAACATTTTTAACAAAAGATCAGCTTGGTGGTCTTTCAGAGTCTTATATAAATTCAGCTGCAAAAGCTGCTGCTGATAGAGGAAAAGAAGGAATGTATGCTGTAATTAATACACGTTCATCGATGGACCCTTTCTTAACTTATTCTACAGAAAGAGATCTGAGAGAAAAAGTGTGGCGTAACTACTATTCTCGTGGTGATAATGGTGGTGAACACGACAACAATCAGATTATTGCCGACATTTTGAAATTGAGAGATGAGCGCGTTGCATTGTTAGGACATGATAATTATGCAGAATGGAGACTTCAAAACAGAATGGCTAAAAAACCGGAAAATGCGATGCAAATGATGGAGTCTGTTTGGCCGGCAGCTATAGCAAGAGTAGATGAAGAGGTTGCTGACATGCAAGCCATTGCTGATAAAAATGGTGATAACATTACCATCGAACCTTGGGACTATAGATATTATGCCGAGAAAGTGAGACAGGATAAATATGATTTAGATTCTGATGAAGTAAAACAATACCTGCAACTTGATAAGTTGAGAGAAGCGATGTTCTTTGTAGCGGGCGAATTGTTCAATTTCAAATTCACTCCCGTACCGGAAGGTACAGTTCCTGTTTATCAGGAAGATGTAAAGGTTTGGGAAGTTACGGACAAAACTTCTGGTGAACATATCGGCCTGTGGTATTTAGATCCATTTGCCAGACAAGGAAAAAGATCAGGTGCCTGGGCAAACTCTTACAGAAGCCACACTACATTTGAAGGGAAAGAAACTGTACTCGTTTCAAATAATTCAAATTTCGTAAAACCGGCACCTGGCGATGCAGTACTTGTTTCGTGGGATGATGCCAATACTTTCTTCCATGAATTTGGTCATGCACTTCATGCATTGTCTTCTAATGTAGAGTACCCAACATTAAATGGAGGAGTGAGAGATTATACGGAGTTTCAATCTCAACTTTTAGAAAGATGGTTGTCGACTGATGAAGTAACTAACAATTATTTGGTACACCATAAAACTGGCGAGGCTATGCCTCAGGAATTAATTGCAAAAATTAATAAGGCCTCTACCTTCAATCAGGGCTTTGCAACTACAGAATATTTAGCTTCTGCACTCATGGATATGTATTATCATACTACTGATCCGGAAGGCATTGATCCTGATGCATTTGAAAAAGAAACATTGGCTAAATTAAATATGCCAGATGAACTAGTAATGCGTCACAGGTCACCACATTTTGGGCACGTGTTTTCTGGTGAAGGATACGCTGCCGCTTATTATGGTTATATGTGGGCAGATGTATTAACGTCAGATGCAGCCGAAGCATTTAAAGAAGCTCCGGGTGGATTCTATGACAAAGAAGTTGCAGAGAAATTGGTAAAATATTTATTTGCTCCAAGAAACTCAATGGATCCTGCTGAAGCGTATAGAAAGTTCAGAGGTCGCGATGCTAAAATTGAAGCATTAATGCGTGATAGAGGTTTTCCAGTGAAGTAA
- a CDS encoding nucleoside/nucleotide kinase family protein, giving the protein MIIGIGGVSRSGKTTLAKLLQDQLGEKNVKIISQDDFALDKAELPTFHGMTDWEHPNGINFDSLRKTVLQESKKYPYLITEGFLIYHDDELRSLIDFKIFIDINEATFLNRKMKDDRWGKTPIIYVSHIWDSYLKYGKISDQGIDLKLDGTKPFDGTIIISEIIKSE; this is encoded by the coding sequence ATGATTATTGGAATTGGTGGCGTAAGCAGGTCAGGTAAAACAACATTGGCCAAGTTATTACAAGACCAACTCGGGGAAAAAAATGTTAAGATTATTTCGCAGGATGATTTTGCATTGGATAAAGCAGAGTTACCCACCTTTCATGGCATGACCGATTGGGAGCATCCTAACGGTATAAACTTCGACAGTCTAAGGAAAACCGTTTTACAAGAATCTAAAAAATATCCCTACCTAATTACTGAAGGCTTTTTAATTTATCACGATGATGAATTGAGATCATTAATTGACTTCAAAATCTTTATTGATATTAATGAAGCTACTTTTCTGAATCGCAAGATGAAAGACGACCGATGGGGAAAAACACCCATCATTTATGTGTCGCACATATGGGATAGCTATCTGAAATACGGAAAAATAAGTGATCAAGGGATTGACCTCAAGCTAGATGGAACAAAACCTTTTGATGGTACAATTATTATTTCCGAAATAATAAAATCAGAGTAA
- a CDS encoding AMP-dependent synthetase/ligase: protein MEINRLFDTLDYQLEECPLDDSLANKVDGKWQTISTQEFKELVNQLSAGLINKEVQKDDKVGIVSFNRPEWVITDFAVTQIGAIGVPMYPNSTPGDYAFIINDASIKRVFCGDVEICEKIESVKDKLNQPVELYCFDENQKFEFWKNLFKQPGQSDIDEINARRDSIKTEDLATIIYTSGTTGNPKGVMLSHKNILSNSASVEEIFPNVEKGYRTLSFLPLCHIFERTGLYTYMRLGVSIYYAESMDTIGENLKEVKPQFFATVPRLLEKVYDKIVAKGYSLTGIKKQLFFWALQLGDKYEPNKSHSFIYKLKLAIANKLIFSKWREALGGNVQFIVSGAAALQPRLARVFWSAQIKILEAYGLTETSPGISFTRDDPKDVRIGCVGPLLPRVEVKFGEDGEILAKGPSVMMGYFNRPDATAEVLDSDGWFHTGDIGEMVEGRYLKITDRKKEIFKTSGGKYIAPQLIENKFKESTLIEQVMVIGEGEKFPSALVVPAFEVLRDWCEIKKINYTTDIEMIAHERVLKKFQKEVDRLNKSFAQYEKIKKIKLLPTSWTIESGELTPTLKLKRKVILSKYQADIDSLYA, encoded by the coding sequence ATGGAGATAAACCGTCTGTTCGATACACTCGACTATCAACTCGAAGAATGCCCGCTTGATGATTCATTAGCCAATAAGGTTGATGGAAAGTGGCAAACAATATCAACCCAAGAGTTTAAAGAATTAGTGAACCAACTCAGTGCTGGGCTTATCAATAAAGAAGTACAAAAAGACGATAAAGTCGGAATAGTATCCTTCAACAGGCCAGAATGGGTAATTACAGATTTTGCTGTTACGCAAATAGGAGCAATTGGTGTACCCATGTATCCTAACTCAACACCAGGTGATTATGCATTTATAATTAATGATGCTTCCATTAAGAGAGTCTTTTGTGGTGACGTTGAAATCTGCGAGAAAATTGAAAGTGTAAAAGACAAACTAAATCAACCGGTTGAACTTTACTGCTTCGATGAAAATCAAAAATTCGAATTCTGGAAGAACTTATTCAAACAGCCCGGCCAATCCGATATAGACGAGATCAATGCCAGAAGGGATTCAATTAAAACAGAAGATCTGGCCACAATAATTTATACCTCCGGAACCACAGGTAATCCTAAAGGAGTAATGTTAAGCCATAAAAACATACTCTCTAATTCTGCATCTGTAGAAGAAATTTTTCCAAACGTGGAGAAAGGATATCGTACGTTAAGTTTCCTGCCACTGTGCCACATATTTGAGCGAACAGGATTATATACCTATATGCGTTTGGGCGTAAGTATTTATTATGCCGAGAGTATGGATACCATTGGTGAAAACTTAAAAGAAGTAAAGCCCCAGTTTTTCGCCACGGTGCCACGATTACTTGAAAAAGTATATGATAAAATTGTTGCCAAAGGCTATTCACTCACAGGTATAAAAAAACAGCTCTTCTTTTGGGCACTTCAATTGGGTGATAAGTATGAGCCCAATAAATCACATAGTTTTATATATAAATTAAAACTGGCAATAGCCAACAAACTAATATTTAGTAAGTGGCGTGAAGCTCTCGGTGGCAATGTTCAGTTTATAGTTTCTGGAGCGGCAGCACTTCAACCCAGATTGGCTCGAGTTTTTTGGTCGGCACAAATAAAAATTTTGGAGGCCTACGGCCTCACAGAAACGTCCCCCGGAATTAGCTTTACACGAGACGACCCTAAAGATGTTAGGATAGGTTGTGTAGGTCCACTGCTACCGAGAGTTGAAGTGAAGTTTGGGGAAGATGGCGAAATATTGGCCAAAGGACCAAGCGTAATGATGGGCTATTTCAATCGACCAGATGCCACAGCCGAAGTGTTAGATAGTGATGGCTGGTTTCATACGGGTGACATTGGTGAAATGGTGGAAGGTAGATATTTGAAAATCACCGATCGTAAAAAAGAAATTTTTAAAACTTCTGGAGGAAAATACATCGCGCCTCAGTTAATTGAAAATAAGTTTAAAGAATCTACACTCATTGAACAGGTGATGGTAATAGGTGAAGGGGAGAAATTTCCATCTGCCTTAGTCGTACCTGCTTTTGAAGTACTTCGCGATTGGTGCGAGATTAAAAAAATCAATTATACTACCGATATAGAAATGATTGCACATGAGCGTGTTTTGAAGAAATTTCAAAAAGAGGTAGATAGGTTGAATAAATCATTTGCTCAATATGAGAAAATCAAAAAAATTAAATTATTACCTACTTCATGGACTATTGAATCGGGCGAGCTTACGCCTACGCTTAAATTGAAAAGAAAAGTAATTCTTTCAAAATATCAGGCTGATATAGATTCACTATACGCTTAA
- a CDS encoding tetratricopeptide repeat protein, which translates to MNKTSKTILLLLFVATNILAQQTTEIQLANEYYGQGEYEKARTLYEDLAKDFNNITLIHNNYYFLLLETANYNDAEKYIKKLIKRFPENLYYKLDLGLLIFTEEGENQSDIYFKNVIDDIKYDNYLVSITADYFVNKKLTQYAVLTFTEGRTALNNPYLFSLELANIYRIMNEKDKMVEEYLNYVIQNPANLSSVKNTLQTLLNKPDELQSLERLLYDKIQQNPQSEVYSELLIWVNLQQKNFYGAFLQARAIDKRLRSEGSRTLNIGMIALNNNDYNNAIKIFSYLIQNYPGSNNYLLAKMYLIRSYEQRVRNTYPIDEREIRNLVNDYNEFIKELGVSRNTLEALRNKALLHAFYLDEKDSAIAILEKIVETPRANPEIKSKSKLDLGDIYLLKGESWESSLLYSQVEKSNKEDDLGYIAKLKNAKLSYYKGNFKLAEEHLDILKEATTREIANDAMALSLLIKDNTVLDTSDVALQEYANIELLLFQHKTEQAKLKIDSMLTNFPNHSLTDELLWLKADLLKKEGKFTESISLLDRIVEQYGSDILSDDAYFSIADIYDRQLNEKERAMEYYRNFLTKYPGSVFIAEARKRFRELRGDFDAREQLVN; encoded by the coding sequence GTGAATAAAACTTCAAAAACGATTTTATTATTACTGTTTGTAGCGACTAATATTCTTGCGCAGCAAACCACCGAAATTCAATTGGCCAACGAGTATTATGGACAGGGTGAATATGAAAAGGCACGCACACTATACGAGGATCTCGCCAAAGACTTTAATAATATCACACTCATTCATAACAACTACTATTTCTTGTTACTGGAAACGGCCAATTATAATGATGCAGAAAAGTATATCAAGAAGTTAATAAAACGATTTCCCGAAAATCTCTATTATAAATTAGATCTAGGTTTATTAATTTTTACGGAAGAAGGTGAAAATCAATCTGACATTTATTTTAAAAATGTCATTGATGATATTAAATACGATAATTATCTCGTCAGCATCACAGCCGATTATTTTGTAAACAAAAAATTGACACAATATGCTGTTTTAACATTTACGGAAGGACGAACCGCTTTGAATAATCCTTACTTGTTCTCACTGGAGCTTGCGAATATTTATCGTATCATGAACGAGAAGGATAAAATGGTTGAAGAATATCTAAACTATGTTATTCAAAATCCGGCTAATCTCAGTTCAGTAAAAAACACGCTCCAAACTTTGTTGAACAAACCGGATGAGTTGCAAAGTTTAGAACGACTTTTATATGATAAAATCCAGCAAAACCCACAAAGTGAAGTTTATTCGGAGCTTCTTATATGGGTAAATCTCCAGCAGAAAAATTTCTATGGGGCATTTCTGCAAGCAAGAGCAATTGATAAAAGATTAAGATCAGAAGGAAGCCGCACATTGAACATTGGTATGATTGCCTTGAATAACAATGATTATAACAATGCGATAAAAATTTTCAGCTATTTGATTCAAAACTACCCTGGCTCGAATAATTATCTTCTGGCTAAAATGTATTTGATCCGATCTTATGAGCAACGTGTAAGGAATACTTACCCCATTGATGAAAGAGAAATAAGAAATCTGGTGAATGATTATAATGAATTTATCAAGGAGTTAGGAGTTAGTAGAAACACGTTAGAAGCACTAAGGAACAAGGCACTGCTACATGCATTTTATTTAGATGAAAAGGATTCAGCTATAGCTATACTTGAAAAAATTGTTGAAACACCACGCGCTAACCCCGAAATTAAGTCGAAATCAAAATTAGATTTAGGTGATATTTATTTACTCAAAGGAGAATCGTGGGAGTCTTCTCTCTTGTATTCTCAGGTGGAAAAATCGAATAAAGAAGATGATCTTGGCTATATAGCAAAATTAAAAAATGCCAAATTATCATACTATAAAGGAAATTTTAAATTGGCTGAAGAACATCTGGATATTTTAAAAGAAGCAACCACCCGGGAAATTGCGAATGATGCCATGGCATTAAGTCTTCTTATTAAAGATAATACAGTATTAGATACTTCAGATGTAGCACTACAAGAGTATGCCAACATAGAATTGCTACTTTTTCAGCATAAAACGGAACAAGCAAAACTTAAGATCGATTCCATGCTCACTAATTTTCCAAACCATTCACTTACAGATGAACTCCTCTGGCTAAAAGCTGATTTGCTAAAAAAAGAAGGAAAATTTACTGAATCAATTTCTTTGCTCGACAGAATAGTGGAGCAGTATGGATCTGATATACTAAGTGACGATGCTTATTTTTCAATTGCTGATATTTATGACCGACAGCTTAACGAAAAGGAACGGGCTATGGAATACTACAGAAATTTTTTAACGAAGTATCCGGGCAGTGTTTTTATTGCTGAAGCTCGCAAAAGATTCAGAGAACTTCGTGGCGATTTCGATGCCCGCGAGCAGCTTGTTAACTAG
- a CDS encoding Ig-like domain-containing protein has product MRRYLPLVILFLASCANQTAPTGGPKDQDPPNLVSSNPKNKSINVKTKEIELVFDEYVKLNKADDQIIISPQTEIEKKYKIRKDKVYIEFDEYLPDSTTYTINFREGIQDLTEGNSPEDLKLAFSTGSYLDSLFIKGSVKDILTDKPGSNYSLFLYNAQDTLNIFEDKPLYFTKASDKGIYKFENIKNGNYNIYAVSDKNKNLKLELDEESHGFIESTIKLDSSISKIDIITTSTNAKPLALISARQNGTIFEIKYNKNIIDYSLINTDTIELYSNFTDENQTNIQIFNNNITLDSTETYVIATDSLGTQSLDTIMVKFEETVRQPKEFNSKINLEKVYQSDGLLKGSISFNKPIISYNFDSIYLFLDSLNLIKLDTSNYLKANKYLDRFDLEYTINKSLFESKETEQEQVSTNRSDSVKRTPPPKPHLYVGHGAFVSVDSDSTNQQQSNLAFAQLSNTGTLLVEINTEETDFIVQLLTPQFKIVQEKQNVHIFSFDKVNPGDYLVRVLVDKNKNGRWDPGNINLNILPEPVVFYTNDEDNKQLTIRANWELGPNIITF; this is encoded by the coding sequence ATGAGGAGGTACCTGCCGTTAGTAATATTATTTCTTGCCAGCTGTGCAAATCAAACCGCCCCAACAGGAGGCCCAAAAGATCAGGATCCACCAAACCTTGTTAGCTCGAACCCGAAGAATAAAAGCATCAATGTTAAAACCAAAGAAATTGAATTAGTATTTGATGAGTATGTTAAACTCAACAAAGCTGATGATCAGATTATTATATCACCGCAGACGGAAATAGAAAAAAAATATAAGATTAGAAAAGATAAGGTCTATATCGAATTTGATGAATACCTACCCGACAGTACAACCTACACTATCAACTTTAGAGAGGGCATTCAAGATCTTACTGAAGGAAATAGTCCTGAAGATTTAAAGCTGGCATTTAGTACTGGTAGTTATCTTGACTCACTATTTATTAAAGGATCGGTTAAGGATATTCTTACGGATAAACCCGGTAGTAATTATTCTCTATTTCTCTACAACGCTCAAGACACTCTAAACATCTTTGAAGACAAACCCCTATACTTTACCAAAGCAAGCGACAAAGGAATCTACAAATTTGAAAATATAAAAAACGGTAACTATAATATTTATGCCGTATCTGATAAAAACAAAAACCTGAAATTAGAATTGGATGAAGAATCGCATGGATTTATAGAGAGTACCATTAAACTCGATAGTTCTATTTCTAAAATTGACATAATTACCACTTCAACAAATGCCAAACCTCTGGCATTGATTAGTGCAAGACAAAACGGTACTATATTCGAAATCAAGTACAATAAAAACATTATTGATTATTCACTCATCAACACGGATACCATAGAATTATATTCAAACTTCACTGATGAAAATCAAACCAACATCCAGATATTTAATAATAACATTACTCTGGACAGCACAGAAACATATGTCATTGCCACCGATAGTCTAGGCACCCAGTCCTTAGACACAATCATGGTAAAGTTTGAAGAAACCGTAAGACAACCCAAAGAATTCAATTCAAAAATCAACTTAGAAAAAGTATACCAATCAGATGGATTATTGAAAGGATCTATATCATTTAACAAACCCATTATCAGCTATAACTTCGATAGCATTTATCTTTTTCTAGACTCACTAAATCTCATCAAACTAGATACTTCTAATTATTTGAAAGCGAATAAGTACCTAGACCGATTTGATCTTGAATATACCATCAATAAAAGTCTCTTTGAGTCAAAAGAAACAGAACAAGAACAAGTTTCAACCAACCGTTCAGATTCTGTTAAAAGAACCCCACCACCTAAACCCCACTTATATGTAGGTCATGGCGCCTTTGTTTCGGTAGATTCAGATTCAACAAATCAACAACAAAGTAATTTAGCCTTTGCACAACTATCCAATACAGGAACACTACTAGTTGAAATTAATACTGAAGAGACGGATTTCATTGTGCAACTACTTACGCCTCAATTTAAAATTGTCCAGGAAAAACAGAACGTTCATATATTTTCATTTGATAAGGTTAACCCTGGCGATTATCTAGTAAGAGTCCTAGTTGACAAGAACAAAAATGGCAGATGGGATCCAGGTAATATAAATCTCAACATTCTACCAGAACCAGTTGTATTCTACACTAACGATGAAGACAATAAGCAACTTACTATAAGAGCTAACTGGGAATTAGGTCCAAATATCATCACTTTTTAG